The sequence below is a genomic window from Granulicatella elegans.
AGAGCTTCTTCTTGGTCATGCGTCACGAAAATAAATGTAATTCCTAAACGTTGTTGTAATTCACGTAATTCATACTGCATGTCAGTTCTTAATTTTAAGTCTAATGCTGATAATGGTTCATCTAATAATAGAACTTCTGGTTCATTCACTAATGCACGAGCAATCGCTACACGCTGTTGTTGTCCTCCAGACATTTGAACAATCTCACGTTTTTCATACCCTGATAATTGAACTAATTTTAATGCTTCAGAAACTTTTTGTTTAATCGCATCTTCAGGTAATTTTTTCAAACGTAAACCGAATGCAATATTTTCAAATACATTCATATGAGGGAATAATGCATAGTCTTGGAATACAGTATTTACTTTACGTTTATTTGGTGGTAAATCCGTTACATCTTCTCCATTTAGTGTAACTGTTCCAGTTGTTGCATCAGTAAAACCAGCAATAATACGAAGAATGGTAGTTTTTCCACATCCTGAAGGGCCTAATAATGTATAAAATTTCCCTTTTTCAATTCCAAAGTTAATATTTTTTAAAACTTGAGTATCATCATAAGATTTTGTAACATTTTCAAATGTAATAATTGTATTGTTAGACATGTTTTGTACCAATCCTTCCTTTTTATAAATAAGAATTTGTTGCAACAATTAACACCTTACTTGTTTCATTGCCAGCATTTTTAATTTGGTGCTTAGCAGAAGCTTCAAAATAAAATGATTCTCCTTTTGAGACAATTTCTATTTGTTTTCCTACTTTCACCTGAACTTTACCTTCTAGAACATATCCAAAAGTTTCGGATAATGATGGTTCGAACACTTTGTATTCGCCTTTCGGTTGAAATTCCAATATTACTGGTTCCATCTCATGTTCATTTGAATCTGGATTTAACCAAGTCACGATTGTTTTATGTTTTGGATTCTCCATAACAGTCATATCTTCAGGTCCATAAACGATTAAAGCTTCTTCCGGTCCATCTTCAAAGAAATCCTTTGGCGCACATCCTAATACTTCTAAAATATCAAAAAATGTGTCCATCGAAGGTGAACTTAGATCATTTTCTAATTGGGATATATATCCTTTTGATAAATCCGTCCTCTCGGCTAATTCTTCTTGGGTCAGTCCTTTTTGAACACGAAGTGCTTTTAATTGACTCCCTATTTCCATATTATCCCTCCATTTTTAAACTAAAAGTTTAATAACACTATGACTTATTATACTCTAAGTTTAGTAATAGTCAACAAACAAATCTCAGAAAAATAAAAAAAGAACCCTATACAATGGATAGAGTTCAGACAAATAGATATAAAAATTAAGATGCAAAGTAATGAAACCAAAGGTTTGCTGGCGTCCATTACTACGGTATAAGAAGTCAGTTATTATTAACGTTCAGAAAGAGTCTTCGCCATTGCTAAGCATCCAATTGTTGCTGCATTATTCCCTAAAGCTGGAGTTTGTATATACTCATCAACAGAAGGATAACCAACATAACCATTCATTAATTTCTCAAATTCTTGCTTAACTTTCTTTAATAAATGAGACTGTTGCATCACTCCACCACCTAAAACAATCACTTCAGGTGCTAAAATTAATGTTGTATTATAAATACATTGTGCAGCATAATAAGCTTCAATATCCCAAATTGGATCAGTTGGCTCTAATTCAAATGCAGGACGTCCCGCTTTCTCTTGTAAGGCTGGTCCAGCTGCTAAACCTTCTAAACAGTCAGAGTGGAAAGGACATACACATTTTGCATTATCTTCAGGATGACGTTTGACAATCATATGACCCATTTCAGGGAAGTTCATCCCACCTACAAACTTACCACGTTGGATAGCTCCACCACCAACACCGGTTCCAAATGTATAATACACTAAACTTTCTAAATCTTTTCCATGACCAAAATAGTATTCGCCATAAGCTGCTGCATTTACATCAGTTGTCCAATTCATTGGTACATTTAAATGACGTTTCAATTCACCAATGAAATCAAAATTTTGCCATGCTAATTTTGGAGTAGAAGTAATGTATCCAAATGTTGCAGATTTTTTATTACTATCAATAGGACCAAAAGCACCCACACCCACCGCTTCTAATTCTTGTTCATACTTTTTAAAAAATTCAAAAACTTTCGGTAAAGTTTCCTCTGGAGTTGTCGTTGGAATTGAAATTCTTTCTAAAACTTCCATATCATGATTTCCAATGGCACAAACAAACTTTGTACCACCAGCTTCGATACTACCTAATACCATATAAAATTCCTCCAATTTGTTAATAATTATATTATAAACAAAAAAAGACAAGTAAGCTAGTACTTACTTGTCATCTAATCGGGAATACAGGATTCGAACCTACGACCCCTTGGTCCCAAACCAAGTGCTCTACCAAGCTGAGCTAATTCCCGATAATGCACCCAACAGGAGTCGAACCTGTAACCGCTTGATTCGTAGTCAAGTACTCTATCCAATTGAGCTATGGGTGCTACTTATTTACTTATATATAGAAAAAATGCACCCAACAGGAGTCGAACCTGTAACCGCTTGATTCGTAGTCAAGTACTCTATCCAATTGAGCTATGGGTGCAAATTTTATTCAATTATATTGAAAATGCCGAGGGCCGGGATCGAACCGGCACGGTCATCACTGACCGCAGGATTTTAAGTCCTGTGCGTCTGCCAATTCCGCCACCCCGGCATGGGCCATGGTTTATCATTGGCAAAGCGGAAGACGGGGTTCGAACCCGCGACCCCCACCTTGGCAAGGTGGTGTTCTACCACTGAACTACTTCCGCAAATTTATTCATTTAAATGCCGGCTAAAGGACTTGAACCCTCGACCCTCTGATTACAAATCAGATGCTCTACCAACTGAGCTAAGCCGGCCGAAACTTAATAGTGCGGGTGAAGGGACTCGAACCCCCACGCCTCTCGGCGCTAGATCCTAAATCTAGTGCGTCTGCCAATTCCGCCACACCCGCGATTTCTCGCTTGAGAATGAGTGATACAGGGCTCGAACCTGTGACCCTCTGATTAAAAGTCAGATGCTCTACCAACTGAGCTAATCACTCATGATTCATGGAGGTTAACGGGATCGAACCGCTGACCCCCTGCTTGTAAGGCAGGTGCTCTCCCAGCTGAGCTAAACCTCCATAATATTTGAAAAGCGTGGCAACGTCCTACCCTCACAGGGGGAAACCCCCAACTACTATCGGCGCTAAGAAGCTTAACTTCTGTGTTCGAGATGGGAACAGGTGTATCCTTCTTGCCATCGTCACCACACTTCTCTCTTGAAAAAGCTCTCGCTCTCTCAAAACTGAATCTATATCCAATTCCTTCCTCATTTACCTTCAACCTTGGTTAAGTCCTCGACCGATTAGTACTAGTCCGCTCCATGCCTCACGGCACTTCCACTCCTAGCCTATCTACCTGTTCGTCTCTCAGGGGTCTTACTCACTTAAAATGATGGGAAATCTCATCTCGAGGGGGGCTTCACGCTTAGATGCTTTCAGCGTTTATCCCGTCCACACATAGCTACCCAGCGATGCTCTTGGCAGAACAACTGGTACACCAGCGGTGTGTCCATCCCGGTCCTCTCGTACTAAGGACAGCTCCTCTCAAATTTCCAACGCCCGCGACGGATAGGGACCGAACTGTCTCACGACGTTCTGAACCCAGCTCGCGTACCGCTTTAATGGGCGAACAGCCCAACCCTTGGGACCGACTTCAGCCCCAGGATGCGATGAGCCGACATCGAGGTGCCAAACCTCCCCGTCGATGTGAACTCTTGGGGGAGATAAGCCTGTTATCCCCAGGGTAGCTTTTATCCGTTGAGCGATGGCCCTTCCATTCGGTACCACCGGATCACTAAGCCCGACTTTCGTCCCTGCTCGACTTGTTGGTCTCGCAGTCAAGCTCCCTTCTGCCTTTACACTCTTCGAATGATTTCCAACCATTCTGAGGGAACCTTTGGGCGCCTCCGTTACACTTTAGGAGGCGACCGCCCCAGTCAAACTGCCCGTCTGACACTGTCTCCCACCTTGCTTCTAGGTGCGGGTTAGAGGGTTCATGTAACAAGGGTAGTATCCCACCATTGCCTCCTTGGAAACTGGCGTTCCCATCTCTTCGGCTCCTACCTATCCTGTACATGTCACACAAACACTCAATATCAAACTACAGTAAAGCTCCATGGGGTCTTTCCGTCCTGTCGCGGGTAACCTGCATCTTCACAGGTACTATAATTTCACCGAGTCTCTCGTTGAGACAGTGCCCAGATCGTTACGCCTTTCGTGCGGGTCGGAACTTACCCGACAAGGAATTTCGCTACCTTAGGACCGTTATAGTTACGGCCGCCGTTTACTGGGGCTTCAATTCAAAGCTTCGCCCTAATGGACTAACCTCTCCTCTTAACCTTCCAGCACCGGGCAGGCGTCAGCCCCTATACGTCATCTTTCGATTTTGCAGAGACCTATGTTTTTGATAAACAGTCGCCTGGGCCTATTCACTGCGGCTGGTATTTCTACCAGCACCCCTTCTCCCGAAGTTACGGGGTCATTTTGCCGAGTTCCTTAACGAGAGTTCGCTCGCTCACCTTAGTGTTCTCCACTCAACTACCTGTGTCGGTTTGCGGTACGGGTTCTGTTAATCTCACTAGAAGCTTTTCTCGGCAGTGTGACGTCAGTTGCTTCGCTACTTTTTTTCGCTCCCCTTCACAGCTTACCCCGTTTGTGACAAGCATTTCACTCATCAGCGGACTCGCTGCTTGGACGTACTTTTCCACTCGTACGCTCAACTTAGCCTCCTGCGTCCCTCCATTGCTCAAACAATTAACAGAAGTACAGGAATATCAACCTGTTATCCATCGACTACGCCTTTCGGCCTCGCCTTAGGTCCCGACTAACCCTGGGAGGACGAGCCTTCCCCAGGAAACCTTAGTCATTCGGTGGACGGGATTCTCACCCGTCTTTCGCTACTCATACCGGCATTCTCACTTCTAAGCGCTCCACATGTCCTTACGGTCATGCTTCTTCGCCCTTAGAACGCTCTCCTACCACTCAGTTATTATCTGAATCCACAGCTTCGGTAATCTGTTTAGCCCCGTTACATTTTCGGCGCAGGGTCACTCGACTAGTGAGCTATTACGCACTCTTTGAATGATGGCTGCTTCTAAGCCAACATCCTAGTTGTCTGTGCAACCCCACATCCTTTTCCACTTAACAGATATTTTGGGACCTTAGCTGGTGGTCTGGGCTGTTTCCCTTTCGACTACGGATCTTATCACTCGCAGTCTGACTCCCGGACATAAATACATGGCATTCGGAGTTTATCTGAATTCGGTAACCCGAGATGGGCCCCTAGTCCAAACAGTGCTCTACCTCCACGATTCTTCATTCCGAGGCTAGCCCTAAAGCTATTTCGGAGAGAACCAGCTATCTCCAAGTTCGATTGGAATTTCTCCGCTACCCACACCTCATCCAAGCACTTTTCAACGTGCCCTGGTTCGGTCCTCCAGTGCGTTTTACCGCACCTTCAACCTGGACATGGGTAGATCACTTGGTTTCGGGTCTACGTCAACATACTCTGCCGCCCTATTCAGACTCGCTTTCGCTACGGCTCCGACTCTTCATCTTAACCTCGCATGTTAACGTAACTCGCCGGTTCATTCTACAAAAGGCACGCCATCACCCATTAACGGGCTCTGACTACTTGTAAGCACACGGTTTCAGGTACTCTTTCACTCCCCTCCCGGGGTTCTTTTCACCTTTCCCTCACGGTACTGGTTCACTATCGGTCACTAGGTAGTATTTAGCCTTGCCAGATGGTCCTGGCGGATTCCGACGGGATTCCTCGTGTCCCGCCGTACTCAGGTGCTCTCTTGTGCCAACTTTCTGTTTTGCATACAGGACTGTCACCTTCTTTGATCCTGCTTTCCAACAGGGTTCTGCTACAGATTGTCATACACGTTGTTGAAAGTCCTACAACCCCAGTGTGCATGCACACTGGTTTGGGCTCTTCCCGTTTCGCTCGCCGCTACTCAGGAAATCGATTTTTCTTTCTCTTCCTGCGGGTAATGAGATGTTTCAGTTCCCCGCGTCTACCTCGTCATAAGCCTGCGCTTATGCGTAACACCCCATCACGGGTGTTGGGTTCCCCCATTCGGAAATCTCTGGATCTTAGCTTACTTACAGCTCCCCAAAGCATATCGGTGTTCGTTCCGTCCTTCTTCGGCTCCTAGTGCCAAGGCATTCACCGTGCGCCCTTATTCACTTAACCATTATGGTCGCGTTGCTTCTTGTTAAAAAACTCTTTTTCGTTAGATTTCTCTAACTCTCGGTAAATTTTTGGTTTTCATTTGTGATATAGTATTCAGTTTTCAAAGGTCGAGTTTCTATCCTTTCGGATAGTATGGAGACTAGCGGGATCGAACCGCTGACCTCCTGCGTGCAAAGCAGGCGCTCTCCCAGCTGAGCTAAGCCCCCATTAAATTCGAAACTTATGGGCCTAAATGGACTCGAACCATCGACCTCACGCTTATCAGGCGTGCGCTCTAACCAGCTGAGCTATAGGCCCGTTCGGATTTAGACTTATTGTTTTGAGAGTTAACCTCTCAAAACTAAACAAAGATTTCAACCTGTAGGGTTCCGTGTTCATCTAACGTCGAAACATTAGATGTTATCCTTAGAAAGGAGGTGATCCAGCCGCACCTTCCGATACGGCTACCTTGTTACGACTTCACCCCAATCATCTATCCCACCTTAGGCGGCTGGCTCCGTAAGGTTACCTCACCGACTTTGGGTGTTACAAACTCTCGTGGTGTGACGGGCGGTGTGTACAAGACCCGGGAACGTATTCACCGCGGCGTGCTGATCCGCGATTACTAGCGATTCCGGCTTCATGTAGGCGAGTTGCAGCCTACAATCCGAACTGAGAATGGCTTTAAGAGATTCGCTTACCCTCGCGAGTTCGCTGCTCGTTGTACCATCCATTGTAGCACGTGTGTAGCCCAAGTCATAAGGGGCATGATGATTTGACGTCATCCCCACCTTCCTCCGGTTTGTCACCGGCAGTCTCACTAGAGTGCCCAACTCAATGCTGGCAACTAGTAATAAGGGTTGCGCTCGTTGCGGGACTTAACCCAACATCTCACGACACGAGCTGACGACAACCATGCACCACCTGTCTCTTTGTCCCCGAAGGGAATGCTCTATCTCTAGAGTGGTCAAAGGATGTCAAGACTTGGTAAGGTTCTTCGCGTTGCTTCGAATTAAACCACATGCTCCACCGCTTGTGCGGGTCCCCGTCAATTCCTTTGAGTTTCAACCTTGCGGTCGTACTCCCCAGGCGGAGTGCTTAATGCGTTAACTGCAGCACTGAAGGGCGGAAACCCTCCAACACTTAGCACTCATCGTTTACGGCGTGGACTACCAGGGTATCTAATCCTGTTTGCTACCCACGCTTTCGAGCCTCAGCGTCAGTTACAGACCAGAGAGTCGCCTTCGCCACTGGTGTTCCTCCATATATCTACGCATTTCACCGCTACACATGGAATTCCACTCTCCTCTTCTGCACTCAAGTCAACCAGTTTCCAATGACCCTCCCCGGTTGAGCCGGGGGCTTTCACATCAGACTTAATTGACCGCCTGCGCTCGCTTTACGCCCAATAAATCCGGACAACGCTTGCCACCTACGTATTACCGCGGCTGCTGGCACGTAGTTAGCCGTGGCTTTCTGGTTAGATACCGTCACACGCATAACAGTTACTCTATGCGCTGTTCTTCTCTAACAACAGAGTTTTACGAACCGAAATCCTTCTTCACTCACGCGGCGTTGCTCCGTCAGACTTGCGTCCATTGCGGAAGATTCCCTACTGCTGCCTCCCGTAGGAGTTTGGGCCGTGTCTCAGTCCCAATGTGGCCGATCACCCTCTCAGGTCGGCTATGCATCACGGCCTTGGTGAGCCGTTACCTCACCAACTAGCTAATGCACCGCGGGTCCATCCATCAGCAGAAGCCGAAGCCTCTTTTCCTTCTTCAGTCATGCGACTAAAGAACCTATGCGGTTTTAGCATCCGTTTCCGAATGTTATCCCCCTCTGATGGGCAGGTTACCCACGTGTTACTCACCCGTTCGCCACTAGATTGACCTGTGCAAGCACCGGTCGCTCTCGTTCGACTTGCATGTATTAGGCACGCCGCCAGCGTTCGTCCTGAGCCAGGATCAAACTCTCATGAAAATACATTCATGAGCTTTTGAAAGCTCATTTAATTACTGACTTATTGTTTTTCTCCTTAGAGAAAAGAAATTGTTGTTTCTTCACTTTTGTGAAGTCCCTACACATTTGGTTTGTCTTCTTTGTTTAGTTTTCAAAGGTCAACGTCGCTTTATCGCGACAACTCCTATATATTATCACAGGCGTTTTTTTCTGTCAACTACTTTTTAAAATTTATTTTAAATTTATTTTTCGCAATCGTTTCAAAGGCGAACATTCGTTAACAGTGTTTATAATTTACCATAGCTTTTTATTCTTTGCAAGTCTTTTTTAAAACTTTTTTATCTTTTAAAAAAATGTTTTGAAGCTCTCACTTCAAAACATTTTCTTACTCACACTACCTTGAGCTATTGTTTTCGATAGGTTAGTTGACAATAACGTTCATACCATAAGTCAACGTACTCTGGTGAAAATGGACCTTTTTTATTGTTAATCCAATCGACTAGAATTTCAACATTCGCCTTCAAAATTTGATCAATCTCTTTTGAATAATGCATTTTTCGGCGGTGTTGTTCATATTCGTCGACATCTAATAGTCTTTTTTCACCATCCGGGAATATTTTAATATCTAAATCATAATCAATATATTTTAATGCTTCTTTATCTAATACATAAGGAGAAGCTAGATTACAATAGTATGATATTCCTTTTTGACGAATCATGGTTACTACATTAAACCAGTAATGCTTATGATAGTATAACAGCGCTGGTTCTCTTGTTAGCCAACGTCTTCCATCCGCTTCGGTTACTAATGTATGATCATTACAAGCGATAATTGCTTGGTCACTTGTTTTTAACACCATACTATCTCTCCACGTACGATGAAGACTGCCATCATGTTTATAACTCTTGACAGTGATGAATTCTCCTTCTCTTGGATTTTGCATCACGAGTCCAACCTTCTATATCGATTTTAGAAAAGCTCCCTTTTCTTAATATACACATTCGACTGTAGTATAGCATATTTCGTTGCTTCTGTGAATATCTACAGCGTATTATTCTTTTCTTGTTGAATCACGTGTTCCCATAATTTTGTTTGCACTTTTGAAAATGGCATTTTATGAAATTCTTCCGCTTCTGCCCATTTTAATTCCCTATCATTTGTTTTTTCAAGTGATGTATTTCCTTGAATATTGTATTTTGATAATTTAACTTCCCATTTTTGGTGACTGAAAATATGTTTTACTTCCCCTTTAAACGTCTTTTCTTTTTCAATCTTTAATTGATAAATTGTTTCAAATTGAGTTTCCATTGGAATATTTTTATTCGGATACTCTTCTACTACTTCTGCAATCTCATCTAATAAACTCAACTGTTTTCCTGTTGGTGTATAGTCTCTTATTAATGGGAAATGCCAAAATCCACTTAATAAATCTGCATATGTATTTTTCTCTAGTAAATATTGTCCTTTTTCATTTTGTATCACAAATGCTTCCCATCTCATTGGGATTGGCTTTTTCTTTGGAATTTTTACTGGATATAAATGCATTGTTCCATTCAGATAAGCCGCACTAAATTCTTTTACCGGACTATCTTCTGGATGTGGTGTTGCTGGTGACTCAATATCTGACCCTAAATCCATCAATGCTTGGTTAAAATCACCAGGTCGTTCTTTTGAAATAATTTTTTCTGCTACTGCTTGGAACACTTTTCTGTTGGATGGATTACCGATATCTAATCCTATTTCAAATAATCGACTAATCACCCTCATTAAGTTTCCATCTACTGCTGGCTCTGGTAAATCAAAAGCAATACTAGCAATCGCACCCGCTGTATACGGACCAATTCCTTTTAATGTTTGAATTTCTTCCATTGTACTTGGAAACTCACCGCCATATTGCTCCATAATTTGTTTAGCTGCTTTTTGCATATTTCTGACTCTGGAATAATATCCCAACCCTTCCCAGACCTTTAATAAGGATTCCTCCTGTGCATTTGATAAAGATTCAATTGTTGGAAAAGTTTCTAGAAAACGATGGTAGTATGGAATCACTGTATCGACTCTTGTTTGTTGAAGCATTATTTCACTCACCCATATATGATAAGGATTATTCGAATGTCTCCAAGGTAAATCTCTTTTTTCTTTGTCGTACCATGCTAATAATTTTTCTTGAAATGAAGCAATTTTCTCTTCGGACCACATTTTTATTCCATATTGTTCTAAATCCATTCTTCACTCTCCCATTTTAATTTTTCAATCGCTTCATCAATGGATGAACTGCTGAACCCTTTTTGATATAACTTCCCTTTTAAGAGATACCAAACTTGTGAATCTGTTATTTCATATTTTGAAAGTAATGTTTTTAAAATTCTCTCGCTTTGTTTCATGACTAATTCTTCTTCATTCTCTTCTTGTTTCACAAATGTTAATGATGAAATTACAGATTGAACGATATCTAACTCATAACCTTTTTGCATTAAAAAGCCATACACTTTTTGTTTCACTGTCTTAACAGGTACATTTCCTTGTCGGTCGACATATTTTTGTGCAATTTCAATCGCTTGATCTAATTGTGTTGCTTCATCAAACTCTGCTAACGCCTTTTGAATAATGAAGTCATTGACACCTTTTTTCTTTAATTCAAACGCTACAGCTTTAGGTCCCTTTTTCTGTAACACAAAATTTTCTCTCACATAACTTTCTGCGTAAAATTGGTCATTGACGAAGCCATGCTCCATTAATTGTTGCAAGACTTGGTTAATCACCTCATCAGACACTTCTAGCTTTTCGAGTTTTTCATATACTTCTTTGGCTGTTCTTAATTTAAAATTCAAAAAATGCAATGCTTTTTGATAGGCATTTTGATACTGTGTTTCCTGTTCAATTTCACGGATTGTATCTTGCGTTAATTCTGTTCCCTTTGTTAATGCAAACTTTAATAAAGTAGCCTCATCTACTCCAAAGGCAAATTCATCATTTATGTAAATATTAAAACGATTTTTCTTTTTCTTTTGTACTTCAATTTTAGTGATTTGCATGATATCCCTCCGTTCTTTCTTTATTATTGTAACAAAAAACTATTACTTATCCAAAAAATCCTGTTCGCATTCTTAATAGCAAACAGGATTTTCATTTACATTATATTTAGTATCCTTGAGGATTATTTTTTTGCCAATTCCAAGAATCACGAACCATATCGTTTAGGTCTTTTTCAGCAACCCAACCTAGAACTTCTTTCGCACGAGTTGCATCTGCATAACAAGTTGCGATATCTCCAGCACGACGTGGGCAAATTTTATATGGAATGTCTACATTATTTTCTTTCATAAATGCATGAACTAAGTCTAATACACTATAACCAATTCCAGTTCCTAAGTTATACACTTTAGCTCCAGGATTTCCAATGTTGTCTTTCACTGCAAGAACATGTCCTCTCGCTAAATCCACAACGTGAATATAATCTCGAACTCCTGTTCCATCATGTGTATCATAGTCATCCCCAAACACGCTTAACTGTGGTAATTTACCAACGGCTACTTGTGTAATATATGGCATTAAGTTATTTGGAACTCCATTTGGATTTTCCCCAATTAATCCACTTTCATGAGCACCAATTGGATTGAAATAACGTAAGTTCGTTACAGACCATTCTTTATCAGAAAATGCTAGATCATTTAAGATTTGTTCTAACATCACTTTTGTATATCCATAAGGATTAGTTGCACTTGTTGGCATTCCTTCTTTAAACGGTACCGTATTATTCATTCCATAAACCGTTGCACTTGAACTGAAAACAATATTTTTCACTCCGAAGTTTCTCATGACATCTAATAACACTAATGTACCTGTAATATTATTATGATAATATTCTAACGGTTTCGCTACTGATTCTCCCACTGCTTTGAATCCTGCAAACTGAATAACACAGTCAATTTTTTCTTTTGAAAAAACTCCTGTTAAAAAGTCGTGATCTAAAATAGATCCTTCATAAAATGGAAATTCTTTTCCAGTAATCGTTGTTAATCGTTTTAACACTTCAGGTGAACTATTAGAAAAATCATCTAAAATAACAACTTCATACCCCGCTTTATCTAGTTCTACTACTGTATGAGAACCGATATACCCTGCTCCCCCTGCAACTAAAATAGCCATTGCTATTCCTCCTTATACTTTTATAATACGTCTTCTGTATGATCGGGTTGTAATGTTAAAATACGTGGGCCATCTTTTGTAATCGCTAATGTATGTTCAAATTGACAACTTAAT
It includes:
- a CDS encoding ABC transporter ATP-binding protein yields the protein MSNNTIITFENVTKSYDDTQVLKNINFGIEKGKFYTLLGPSGCGKTTILRIIAGFTDATTGTVTLNGEDVTDLPPNKRKVNTVFQDYALFPHMNVFENIAFGLRLKKLPEDAIKQKVSEALKLVQLSGYEKREIVQMSGGQQQRVAIARALVNEPEVLLLDEPLSALDLKLRTDMQYELRELQQRLGITFIFVTHDQEEALAMSDEIFVLNGGEIIQSGTPVDIYDEPINRFVADFIGESNIVAGVMKEDYLVEFVGKEFECADAGMRPNEKVEIVIRPEDLSLTSVDKGKLIVEVDTQLFRGVHYEIICYDENKNEWMIHSTKKAEVGSKVGLYFEPQDIHVMRFGESEEEFDARLESYEEVEDDSNE
- a CDS encoding helix-turn-helix domain-containing protein: MEIGSQLKALRVQKGLTQEELAERTDLSKGYISQLENDLSSPSMDTFFDILEVLGCAPKDFFEDGPEEALIVYGPEDMTVMENPKHKTIVTWLNPDSNEHEMEPVILEFQPKGEYKVFEPSLSETFGYVLEGKVQVKVGKQIEIVSKGESFYFEASAKHQIKNAGNETSKVLIVATNSYL
- a CDS encoding ROK family protein encodes the protein MVLGSIEAGGTKFVCAIGNHDMEVLERISIPTTTPEETLPKVFEFFKKYEQELEAVGVGAFGPIDSNKKSATFGYITSTPKLAWQNFDFIGELKRHLNVPMNWTTDVNAAAYGEYYFGHGKDLESLVYYTFGTGVGGGAIQRGKFVGGMNFPEMGHMIVKRHPEDNAKCVCPFHSDCLEGLAAGPALQEKAGRPAFELEPTDPIWDIEAYYAAQCIYNTTLILAPEVIVLGGGVMQQSHLLKKVKQEFEKLMNGYVGYPSVDEYIQTPALGNNAATIGCLAMAKTLSER
- a CDS encoding DUF402 domain-containing protein; its protein translation is MQNPREGEFITVKSYKHDGSLHRTWRDSMVLKTSDQAIIACNDHTLVTEADGRRWLTREPALLYYHKHYWFNVVTMIRQKGISYYCNLASPYVLDKEALKYIDYDLDIKIFPDGEKRLLDVDEYEQHRRKMHYSKEIDQILKANVEILVDWINNKKGPFSPEYVDLWYERYCQLTYRKQ
- the mutY gene encoding A/G-specific adenine glycosylase; amino-acid sequence: MDLEQYGIKMWSEEKIASFQEKLLAWYDKEKRDLPWRHSNNPYHIWVSEIMLQQTRVDTVIPYYHRFLETFPTIESLSNAQEESLLKVWEGLGYYSRVRNMQKAAKQIMEQYGGEFPSTMEEIQTLKGIGPYTAGAIASIAFDLPEPAVDGNLMRVISRLFEIGLDIGNPSNRKVFQAVAEKIISKERPGDFNQALMDLGSDIESPATPHPEDSPVKEFSAAYLNGTMHLYPVKIPKKKPIPMRWEAFVIQNEKGQYLLEKNTYADLLSGFWHFPLIRDYTPTGKQLSLLDEIAEVVEEYPNKNIPMETQFETIYQLKIEKEKTFKGEVKHIFSHQKWEVKLSKYNIQGNTSLEKTNDRELKWAEAEEFHKMPFSKVQTKLWEHVIQQEKNNTL
- the recX gene encoding recombination regulator RecX, translated to MQITKIEVQKKKKNRFNIYINDEFAFGVDEATLLKFALTKGTELTQDTIREIEQETQYQNAYQKALHFLNFKLRTAKEVYEKLEKLEVSDEVINQVLQQLMEHGFVNDQFYAESYVRENFVLQKKGPKAVAFELKKKGVNDFIIQKALAEFDEATQLDQAIEIAQKYVDRQGNVPVKTVKQKVYGFLMQKGYELDIVQSVISSLTFVKQEENEEELVMKQSERILKTLLSKYEITDSQVWYLLKGKLYQKGFSSSSIDEAIEKLKWESEEWI
- the galE gene encoding UDP-glucose 4-epimerase GalE → MAILVAGGAGYIGSHTVVELDKAGYEVVILDDFSNSSPEVLKRLTTITGKEFPFYEGSILDHDFLTGVFSKEKIDCVIQFAGFKAVGESVAKPLEYYHNNITGTLVLLDVMRNFGVKNIVFSSSATVYGMNNTVPFKEGMPTSATNPYGYTKVMLEQILNDLAFSDKEWSVTNLRYFNPIGAHESGLIGENPNGVPNNLMPYITQVAVGKLPQLSVFGDDYDTHDGTGVRDYIHVVDLARGHVLAVKDNIGNPGAKVYNLGTGIGYSVLDLVHAFMKENNVDIPYKICPRRAGDIATCYADATRAKEVLGWVAEKDLNDMVRDSWNWQKNNPQGY